The nucleotide window CCACAGTAAATGAGCGACGTTGACGTGTCTGTCCAACCCCTGAGCAGTCCAGCGGCCTGCGACACGAACACTAAGGGCCGAAGGTGGTGGTGTCCTGCGGGCAATTCTTGTCCGGCCGGCGGGATATGATAAATCAGCAGGTTTCATACGTATGGGAAGAATCGGAGGCCCCTACATGCTTTTCTACATCCAGCCATTCTACGGTTCACCAAGACACAAGGTCATGAGAACAGACACTCGGCCAATGCCGTTACCTTTGCATGCTGGCTCGCTCGGACCTCCGTGGCAGGTTAACAGAAGCCAATCATAGCAAGTCAGAAATGGGAGTTGTCGACGCCACCCGCCGACGTGCACGACAACATCGGCATAGTGATCTGCCAGGCAGGCCCTACGTACGCTCGGAAACTGAGCTAACAATATGCGATGCAGAGACGATAGCGTAGACAGACGCTCGCTGCAAACCCATCCTGCCGTGTTCGCTGGCAAATCTTTGTGTCCGTTCCCGCTTTTCCTGGTGGCGGGATGGCATGGCGTGGGATGCCTCCCTACGCCAACCATGATTTGACTTGTTGGTTGAAGCAATGTCCTGAGGGTTGCCATTGCATGCCTCTTTTGCCAACTGTAACCTTTCAAACTGGCTTGAGGCAAAGAGCACACGGCGATCGAGCCTCGACCTTGCTTCTTCTCATACTATCTCCAAGGAATAGAGGTACAATCATTACCGTGTTCATACCCAGCCGTCTGTCCTGTGTTTGCCCGGCTCTTGCGCTGcacggcgctgctgctgcattgCATGACATCGAATGGATCATCGCAACAACAAACACACAGGCCCTGCACCTGGACCTGCACTGTCGTTTTCCTTGGCTTGCCAGGCTGATCCCTCACAACCAGCCCGAACCTACAATTGCAATCATTCCATGTCTTTGCTGCCGGTAACCAACAGGATGCCGCAGTTTCACTTGTTTCGATCAACTGGTTGTGCCCCGTCGGTGTCCATGTTTTAAGTCTTGACATCTGTTCTCTCATCCTCAatcttccttccttctcgCCCTGCTCAATCAGCATGCCCAACATTCGGTCCGTCAAATCTGGGGTTTATGACATTCCTTATCGCTCGATGGAAGAAAAAAATTTGTGCCTCTCATCggccttttctttccttttctgATTCAACGCAGCCTAGGCTAGGTAGGCTCTAGCCCGCCCGGGTGGTGGTAGCTAGACAAGGACATGGCCGATCCAGTCGCCATCTCAACCTCCGGGCTAAGTGGAGGAAGATCCCGCGCGTACAGTGCTACGCCGATATCGTTATGGCTTGCAACGCTTGTCCAAGGAACCAGCGAACCGCTAGAGAGGACGGACAGGGCGCACTATGATGCCCCACATAGGAGGTTGTTGCGGTGCAGGAATCATCGACGTACGATTAGTCGTACTGCCTCGTGCAACATGTGCAAGTACTAGGGCCATGATATCCCAGGTGCTTGCTCGCCGTGCAATTTTCAGTAGAGAATTATATACCTATGAAAGAATAGGGACTTTGGGAGAGATACATATGAGCCCCGCATGTTTGCCCGAGTTATGGATACACAGAAGGCCTCCCGAATCGGGGAGAACAACACGAAGCTCACGAAAACCTGCCGAGGTACGTACTGCTCTTAACTGTACTTCGGCCTCCTGCGGAAGGCCGGGCATGCGAAAAAGTACCTGGCggtttttattttattttagTGCTACAGAAGATGCTGGGTCCCCCCTGAGCCCTTTCTCCTAAGGGAAAATGGGGACAGACAGGACGGACCCAAAGCAagttctttctttctctcattcttcctccctccctccccatccatcctcccTCTATCCCTTGTCAGTCGAGCAACACAACCGGCAGGGCAGCCTAAAAAAGAGGCACAGTCTACAGACGAGACGCAGCCTGCACCGCCCATCCCGAACGACGGACAGACGGATAAACAGTGCATTAGGAAGAAACTGAAAGTATCCGCCGCAGTGTGCCTTTCTCTCATGTACACAGCTCAACTCGATCCATCCCTACCAATGCGACGTAGTCCAATCCAATCCAATTCAACACGGTCTGATGCCTGAGCCAATACCGTACAAACCCACCCATCTTGAATCTGAttgccatgccatgccatcccatccctcccATCTCCCAACTCTGCCATGCCACCCATAGCAGGCCTACCCAACTGCCCGTCCCATCCAAATGATCGTATCCCAACTCTCCTCTCCCGGGACACTCAGGCACCCCGCTTGCCGTCCCCTCTTAGTTACCTTCTGCGCGTTATCTACCTGTCTGTCGAATGTCTCTGTGAATATTGTACAATGTATTGTCCCCCACTCGTTGCCCGCGCCTAAGTATCGTACTCATGAAATACATTCAAACTCTCCACGCCTAACTTCCATCCCCCCCGGtccccttccttcccaaGGTCCCCTGCCTTCCGCATACGCCGCCCACCCTCATTCTCCGGACTCATCACAGTACGGGCTTTGGATACGGTACATGCTCCTGCTGACACCGCGCACCTCTcatccctctccccctccctctctctctctctctctctcacactcaAACACACGCTCTCTCGCCTCCCCACCCCGtccgtcccatcccatcccaacTATCCGTATCATCTCGTACCTTCCCCTACCTTTCCTTTacttgccttgccttgccttgccttgctttGCTAGGCGTTGTACCAGCTGCCAACCATAGAGGTGTCTTTTCCCGAAACACACCACACACGTCTCCTCATCTCACCTTACCTCTCCCATTCACTCACTACTTACTGCTCTGCCTCAGGTACTTGACCTGTTAAttggtacctacctacctaccttgaCCTTGCCTTACTTTAGACGCCTCCTCCAGCCATTGCCGCTCTCCACCACTTTTGGCTCACCCTCCTTCTGTCATCCACgtccctttccccctctaACCTCTTCCCTCCAAATTCCTCGTTGTTGTTTTTTGCACGAGCGAGACTGTGTTTGTCCTACGGAACGCCAGACAACACATCCCAACCCCGTCTCCTATTCCCCCTGTAATCCTAaacctcgtcatcgccttGGACGATCACGTCCCGCGTTCGCTGCCCTCTTGAGGCCGACCAGCTTACGAAACACGAACACCACCTCAGCCAACCAAACCAATCCATTCGTTACATAGACAGAACTTGCTTGCAGATTCCCTTTCGACAAGCATTGGACAGATACAACGGCCTCCCATCGCCACCCCTTTTGCATGGAATTGGTATCACTGCACTGCTGCCACTGCATCGCATCGTCTTGCCGTTTCTCCAAAGCCTTCCGGTTAGCCTACTTCAGCTCGACCGCCCGCTGCGACCCGACTAGCCATTCCGGGCGTTACGTTCTTTAAATCTGCCGCGGCGAGAGAAGTCTTGGTTTCCGACCTCGCGCCACCAGACTacgagaaggaaaagaaagagcCCACCCGTCGCCGAATCGCCTCATCTCCCCCCCGTCATCCCAAAACCCGCCCCCAATACTCTTGCCGGCGTCGAATGGGTCTGACGCCGAACGCACCCACAGACGCGCCCATCACCTGCAGACCAGCTATTGCCCAGTAGGTGAATTGGGACTGGGACGGaaaggacgaagaagaaaaaagaaggtAGAGAAGAAGCAACGCCAGCAAAGAACATCCGCGCGATACACATACGTCGGCCGCTACGACCACACGATTGAACGAAGCCACCAGACGGCCGCTGTTCCAAACGCGTCGTTGGACAAGGCCAAGAGCCGTGTGTGTTGTCGTGAGAGCGAGAGGCGTACAGAGGGTACAGCGAGCGACCACTCGGCCAGCCCACCACTAATCCACAATTGGGCCCATCATGGCACCCATGACCCCCCGGCTCAAGATCCTCTCAGGTGcgtctctttttcttcctggCTTCCAGTCTTCCCGCCCGCTCCAATAATTGCTTCTTCTTGCATCAGTGCGACGGTGTGGATCGCATTTTTGTGTCCCTTTATCTCTACCCGTCAGCCCGgcttttctccccccccccatcacACCTTTCCCATCACAGACCACACTCgttttcctcccccccctctctttttATTTTTCCTTGATATCCATcgtctctttttttccaTACAGGGACCGGTGCTCTAGCATCGTGTCGAGTGCAACCAGGCAGGCATGGCAGACGACAGCGAGCTAATGAAGACGTGTGTAGTGGGAGGAAATCCAGTTTCGGCCTTCCTGTCGTGGAGATTACAAGCGACGAATGCTTGCGACGTTACACTGGTGTGGAAGTCTGGATTCGATCACGTCGCGCAATACGGAATTTCTTTCAAGTACGTTGTCATTCCCTACCCCAGCAACTCGTCTGCGCGCGTCTAACCAACACAGGTCTCCCGTCTTCGGTAACGAACGGTTCAAGCCGCGACATGGTAGGTTTCTTGGCCCTCTTATGAGAACAAGTGGGAATCACCATGCTGACTTGTACGTCTCTAGTCGTACGCGTTCCCGAAGAAGCCgcacacggcggcggcccctTCGACTACGTGATCCTCTGCATCAAGGCCCTTCCCGACGTCTacgaccttgccgccgtcatcgatgCCGTCGTCACCCCTCAGCATACATGTATCCTCGTGAACACAACCCACACCCTTGGCGTCGAAGCTGCCATCGAAGAGCGATTTCCTACCAACGTTGTCCTATCTCTTGTCTCCAACGCGGAACTCTCTCAGCTTGGTCAGAGTGAATTCGAACACAAGGGCTCGACCGAGATTTGGGTTGGTCCCTCAAGCAAGAATGAAAACATTCCGGGCGCGATCCAAGGGGACATGGCCGAGGCGTTGGCCATGACACTCAACACAGCCCAGGTTGATTGCAAAGTATCCCACAACATCCGCCAACAGCAGTACGAGCGGGTTGTTGGGTAAGTCAAACACTTGCTCTTTTCGTCTTGGATGCCTTGCTAACCTGCACCAGGCCCATTGCCTTCCACCCCGCTAGTGTCATATTCGAGACTGCCATCCACGCGCAATTGCTCGAAAAGGTTGGCGTACGAGACTTGGTGACTGGTGTGATTGACGAGCTgctcgccctggccgaggcccATGGATGCAAGTTGCCTCCCGACTTTAAGCAAAAGACGATCGACGACATGACGAAGCCTACAAATCCCGAGAGCATCATGTGGCAAGACTACATTGCAAAACGTCCGATGGAGGTCGAGACATATTTGGGCTCCCCGATAAAGTTGGCTAAAGAGGCCGGCGTTCCTGTCCCTCGCATCGAAACGCTCTACGCCATTCTGCACAACCTCAATATCGTCAACCGTCAGAGACCGCCCAAACCTGTTGACGTGACAATGGCACCACCCGGCTCACCAACATCACAATCACCTCTACCGAGGACAGCATCGTCTAACGGCATTCGACCCGGCATGAACGGTAACGGTATGCCGCCCAACCGCGGACCGCGCCCGCGAAACTCGTCAAACCTGGGCCCA belongs to Colletotrichum higginsianum IMI 349063 chromosome 5, whole genome shotgun sequence and includes:
- a CDS encoding 2-dehydropantoate 2-reductase — protein: MAPMTPRLKILSGMADDSELMKTCVVGGNPVSAFLSWRLQATNACDVTLVWKSGFDHVAQYGISFKSPVFGNERFKPRHVVRVPEEAAHGGGPFDYVILCIKALPDVYDLAAVIDAVVTPQHTCILVNTTHTLGVEAAIEERFPTNVVLSLVSNAELSQLGQSEFEHKGSTEIWVGPSSKNENIPGAIQGDMAEALAMTLNTAQVDCKVSHNIRQQQYERVVGPIAFHPASVIFETAIHAQLLEKVGVRDLVTGVIDELLALAEAHGCKLPPDFKQKTIDDMTKPTNPESIMWQDYIAKRPMEVETYLGSPIKLAKEAGVPVPRIETLYAILHNLNIVNRQRPPKPVDVTMAPPGSPTSQSPLPRTASSNGIRPGMNGNGMPPNRGPRPRNSSNLGPGPGPGMRRPPMNGGPPNGFPRGPPPPGSRAASRRGSLEGNDLEEFSHLMHYDDIPEGGEPGYGHGPDGSDLAVRERELELRQRELAMREREMRMRSRGPPPGPRRGPHPMRNSAQVFDEEDDDDDYFDPQTGPPPPMIDPDNFDMMSVTSRKNRKAAPPPTRAQYHKNEVYDAGGAPPARSSRFRPNFGRNRSSQISSVPGANENILDDPLFSYSSNRYGAVDRSTMQAGSRANSLTASRMDDMQLGGGPMAAGANGAYPRRASQSPGNPYSPSIRGGSGRPSPPNGYHGPPMNGRPSPPDGMRQPVPRYPPGHGNAVAPQQVEQHIGVSGLVPPPKQKNMRSLTGSASASAGSGESQNDTEPSAHSSQSSLGQRPPIGVR